Proteins found in one Roseovarius pelagicus genomic segment:
- a CDS encoding IS1 family transposase, translating to MNRLDIPKRVMILNMMIEGMSMRSISRAVGVSINTVTKLLIEAGEACAVYHDETVRNVQANHVQCDEIWSFCYAKEKNVKTAKAAPEGAGDVWTWTAIERDTKLILSFEVGDRSGATAIEFMDDLRARLANRVQLTTDGHKAYLEAVEGAFGGDVDYAMLVKLYGSATGSKGHERKYSPAECTGARKEIVAGYPVKEMVSTSHVERQNLSMRMGMRRFTRLTNGFSKKLENHLHMLSLYFVHYNFVRIHKTLKCTPAMAAGVSDTLHGMEWIVGLIDAAAPAPKKRGPYKKKDISN from the coding sequence ATGAACAGATTAGATATACCCAAGCGCGTAATGATCCTGAATATGATGATCGAAGGCATGTCCATGCGCTCGATCTCGCGGGCCGTTGGCGTTTCGATCAACACGGTAACTAAGCTTTTGATTGAAGCTGGCGAGGCTTGTGCAGTTTATCACGACGAAACAGTGCGCAACGTCCAAGCAAATCACGTCCAGTGCGATGAAATCTGGTCGTTCTGCTATGCCAAGGAAAAAAACGTCAAAACGGCAAAGGCGGCACCGGAAGGCGCTGGCGATGTATGGACGTGGACCGCGATTGAGCGCGACACCAAGTTGATCCTTTCGTTCGAGGTGGGTGATCGTTCGGGCGCGACGGCAATTGAATTCATGGATGATCTGCGCGCACGTCTTGCTAACCGCGTTCAACTGACCACAGACGGGCATAAGGCGTATCTGGAGGCCGTAGAGGGCGCGTTTGGTGGCGATGTAGACTATGCGATGCTGGTCAAGCTGTACGGCTCTGCTACAGGTAGCAAAGGGCACGAGCGCAAGTATTCCCCCGCTGAATGCACCGGCGCGCGCAAGGAGATTGTTGCGGGCTATCCGGTCAAAGAAATGGTCAGCACGTCTCACGTTGAGCGCCAGAACCTTTCGATGCGCATGGGTATGCGCCGCTTCACGCGCCTAACTAATGGTTTCAGCAAGAAGCTGGAAAACCACCTTCACATGCTGAGCCTGTACTTTGTTCATTACAACTTCGTGCGCATCCACAAGACGCTGAAATGCACCCCGGCAATGGCGGCTGGCGTCAGCGACACGCTGCACGGCATGGAATGGATTGTCGGGCTGATTGATGCAGCAGCACCTGCGCCTAAGAAGCGCGGACCATATAAGAAAAAAGATATTTCAAACTGA
- the lexA gene encoding transcriptional repressor LexA, with protein MLTKKQLDLLEYINKCVQRDGVPPSFDEMKEALDLRSKSGIHRLITALEERGFIRRLAHRARALEIVKLPETLGGAPTAGFNPRVIDGDKPEAPRPANAQSLEIVHALELPVMGRIAAGVPIEAIQHASHNVAVPGAMVSGPGEHYALEVKGDSMIDAGINDGDIVVIRETNVADNGDIVVALVEDQEATLKRFFRRGNAIALEAANPAYETRVLPGDKVKVQGRLVGLIRTY; from the coding sequence ATGCTGACCAAGAAACAGCTCGACCTGCTGGAATACATCAACAAATGTGTGCAGCGTGACGGCGTGCCTCCCAGTTTCGATGAAATGAAGGAAGCGTTGGACCTGCGGTCCAAATCAGGCATTCACCGGCTGATCACGGCGCTGGAGGAACGCGGATTTATACGCCGTCTTGCTCACCGGGCCCGCGCGCTGGAAATTGTAAAGCTGCCCGAAACTCTGGGCGGCGCACCGACCGCCGGATTCAACCCTCGCGTGATCGACGGCGACAAGCCCGAAGCCCCGCGCCCGGCAAATGCACAGTCGCTCGAGATCGTGCATGCGCTTGAACTGCCTGTCATGGGGCGGATCGCTGCCGGTGTCCCGATCGAGGCGATCCAGCATGCCTCTCATAACGTTGCAGTGCCGGGCGCGATGGTCAGTGGTCCGGGTGAACACTACGCGCTTGAGGTCAAAGGCGATTCGATGATCGACGCAGGCATCAACGACGGCGATATTGTCGTGATCCGCGAGACGAACGTGGCTGACAATGGCGATATCGTCGTAGCCTTGGTCGAAGATCAGGAAGCGACGCTCAAACGGTTCTTCCGTCGCGGTAACGCTATTGCGCTGGAGGCGGCCAACCCAGCCTATGAAACCCGCGTTCTGCCGGGCGACAAGGTCAAGGTGCAGGGGCGTCTGGTCGGACTGATCCGCACGTACTAA
- a CDS encoding ComEC/Rec2 family competence protein, translating to MFLLLSRVLDEAVSPFAVGLALILSGSVIAGTRAHRVEGPVLGWRYYGPVEGRIVGIDRSASDKVRITLDQVVLRDVRPSRTPRRVRLSLHGTVAGSDPVPGLRVMTTGHLSPPSGPVEPGGFDFQRHAWFLGLGAVGYTRVPLLALARSDGKQVLFATRMGLSARVQAELPGEAGAFAAAIMTGDRAGMGQETLTALRVSNLAHLLAISGLHMGLLTGFIFAALRIALSAVPWIALRVPVKPVAAGMALIVAAGYLALSGGNVATERAFVMAAVVLVAVMLNRRAFSLRAVALAAIIVLALRPEALLGPGFQMSFAATTALVAIFGWINARDGLKGPRWLRPAMAVVVSSMVAGLATAPFAAAHFNQFAHYGLLANLLSVPLMGVVVMPAAVLAACLLPLGLEWIGLWIMGLGLEWILGVAHFVSGLDGARGTVVSPGPFVLPLLTLGGLFVALWQGRARMLGAVPMVLAFILWSQTTRPDVLISDTGGLVGVMTDKGRALSAGRGAGFIAQNWLENDGDPAEQLQAAERWAGVAPGGIAIAALRGKRAAETLDGCDGAEWLVLNTSPTIATEEMACRVVHPATLLKTGALALYHSEKGVRVVSARQMTGARLWNMRRR from the coding sequence TTGTTCTTGCTCCTGTCTCGCGTGCTGGACGAGGCGGTGTCGCCGTTTGCGGTCGGGCTGGCGCTGATCCTGTCAGGTAGCGTGATCGCCGGGACACGCGCGCACCGTGTCGAGGGGCCGGTACTGGGCTGGCGTTACTACGGGCCGGTAGAGGGCCGCATCGTCGGCATAGATCGTTCGGCCAGTGACAAGGTACGTATCACGCTGGATCAGGTGGTGCTGCGGGATGTACGGCCCAGTCGCACGCCCAGACGTGTGCGATTATCGCTGCATGGCACAGTGGCAGGGAGTGATCCGGTGCCGGGGCTGAGGGTGATGACCACCGGGCATCTGTCCCCGCCCAGCGGCCCGGTCGAGCCGGGGGGCTTTGATTTTCAGCGGCATGCGTGGTTCCTAGGCCTCGGTGCCGTAGGATATACCCGTGTGCCGCTGCTGGCGCTCGCGCGGTCAGATGGAAAACAAGTCCTGTTTGCCACGCGAATGGGGCTGTCGGCGCGGGTGCAGGCCGAGCTGCCGGGAGAGGCAGGGGCCTTTGCCGCAGCGATTATGACTGGAGATCGCGCCGGAATGGGGCAGGAGACACTGACAGCGTTGCGGGTGTCGAACCTGGCGCATCTGTTGGCCATTTCCGGGCTGCACATGGGGCTGTTGACGGGGTTCATCTTTGCCGCGCTGCGGATCGCATTGTCGGCGGTTCCGTGGATTGCGCTACGCGTCCCGGTCAAGCCTGTGGCCGCGGGCATGGCTCTGATCGTTGCGGCCGGGTATCTGGCGCTGTCGGGGGGGAATGTTGCTACCGAACGGGCGTTTGTTATGGCGGCTGTTGTGCTGGTGGCCGTGATGCTGAACCGGCGCGCCTTCAGCCTGCGCGCGGTTGCGTTGGCTGCGATTATCGTGCTGGCGTTGCGGCCCGAAGCATTGCTTGGTCCCGGTTTCCAGATGTCTTTTGCCGCGACGACGGCACTGGTAGCGATCTTTGGCTGGATCAATGCGCGCGATGGATTGAAGGGACCGCGCTGGTTGCGCCCAGCCATGGCCGTGGTCGTGTCATCCATGGTGGCCGGATTGGCGACCGCGCCCTTTGCAGCGGCGCATTTCAATCAATTCGCGCATTATGGGCTGCTTGCGAACCTGCTGAGCGTGCCATTGATGGGCGTCGTCGTCATGCCTGCTGCAGTGTTGGCCGCTTGCCTGCTGCCCTTGGGGCTGGAATGGATTGGCCTGTGGATCATGGGGCTGGGGCTGGAGTGGATACTGGGCGTGGCGCATTTTGTGTCGGGGCTGGACGGCGCGCGCGGCACTGTGGTCAGTCCGGGACCGTTCGTTTTGCCGTTGTTGACGCTTGGCGGGCTGTTCGTGGCACTCTGGCAGGGACGCGCGCGAATGCTGGGCGCTGTGCCCATGGTGCTGGCGTTTATACTTTGGTCACAGACAACGCGGCCTGATGTGCTGATCTCGGATACGGGCGGTCTGGTCGGTGTGATGACCGATAAGGGGCGCGCGTTGAGTGCCGGGCGCGGGGCTGGGTTTATCGCGCAGAACTGGCTGGAGAATGACGGCGATCCTGCCGAGCAATTGCAGGCGGCCGAACGCTGGGCCGGAGTGGCCCCTGGTGGGATCGCAATCGCGGCACTGCGCGGCAAGCGCGCCGCAGAGACTTTGGACGGGTGTGACGGGGCAGAGTGGCTGGTGCTCAATACGTCCCCGACCATCGCAACAGAAGAGATGGCCTGCCGCGTTGTGCATCCTGCAACATTGCTCAAAACCGGTGCGCTGGCGCTTTACCACAGTGAAAAGGGGGTACGTGTCGTCAGCGCGCGCCAGATGACCGGCGCGCGGCTATGGAATATGCGGCGGCGCTAA
- the gltX gene encoding glutamate--tRNA ligase, with product MSQQVVTRFAPSPTGYLHIGGARTALFNWLFARGRGGKFLLRIEDTDRARSTPEATQAILDGMAWLGLDHDGDVISQAARADRHAEVAQQMLAAGTAFKCFASQDEIQAYRDTAKAEGRSTLYHSPWRDADPATYPDAPYVVRIKAPREGATVIRDAVQGDVTIRNDQLDDMVLLRSDGTPVYMLAVAVDDHDMGVTHVIRGDDHLNNAARQMMIYNAMDWPLPVYAHIPLIHGPDGKKLSKRHGALGVEEYQQMGYPASGMRNYLARLGWSHGDDEFFTDAQAQDWFDLDGIGKSAARFDFKKLDNLSGRHIAATDDAALLHELTEFRNAADLPALSTEKNDLLLAGMYCLKERARSFPELIDKAEFILASRPISPDEKAAKQLDSVSRGMLRELTPHLQNATWSREDLEATANAFAAEKETTFGKLAGPLRAALAGRSATPSVFDMMLVLGQDETLARLQDAADGGD from the coding sequence ATGTCCCAACAGGTTGTCACCCGTTTTGCCCCGTCACCCACTGGTTATCTGCATATCGGTGGCGCGCGTACTGCCCTGTTTAACTGGCTCTTTGCCAGAGGGCGCGGTGGTAAGTTCCTGCTCAGGATCGAGGACACCGATCGCGCGCGGTCGACCCCCGAGGCGACGCAGGCGATTCTGGACGGCATGGCGTGGCTGGGTCTGGACCATGACGGCGACGTTATCAGTCAGGCAGCGCGTGCGGACCGGCACGCCGAAGTCGCGCAGCAGATGCTGGCGGCAGGAACTGCCTTTAAGTGTTTTGCCTCGCAGGACGAAATTCAGGCCTACCGCGACACCGCCAAGGCCGAGGGGCGTTCAACCCTCTATCATAGCCCGTGGCGCGACGCGGACCCGGCCACCTATCCCGACGCGCCCTACGTCGTCCGGATCAAGGCCCCGCGCGAGGGTGCAACGGTCATTCGTGATGCCGTGCAGGGCGATGTGACTATCCGCAACGATCAATTGGATGATATGGTGCTGCTGCGGTCGGACGGCACGCCAGTCTATATGCTGGCCGTGGCCGTGGACGATCACGACATGGGTGTGACCCACGTGATCCGTGGTGACGATCACCTGAACAACGCCGCCCGGCAGATGATGATCTACAACGCGATGGATTGGCCGCTGCCCGTTTATGCCCATATCCCGCTGATCCATGGCCCCGACGGCAAAAAGCTGAGCAAACGGCACGGGGCGCTGGGAGTCGAAGAATATCAACAGATGGGCTATCCCGCCTCCGGCATGCGCAACTATCTGGCGCGGCTGGGATGGAGCCATGGCGATGACGAGTTCTTTACCGATGCGCAGGCGCAGGACTGGTTCGATCTGGACGGGATCGGTAAATCCGCAGCGCGGTTCGACTTCAAGAAGCTGGACAATCTCAGCGGTCGGCATATTGCGGCGACTGACGATGCTGCGCTGCTGCATGAACTGACCGAATTCCGAAACGCGGCCGACCTGCCCGCGTTGAGCACTGAAAAAAATGACCTGTTGCTGGCTGGCATGTATTGCCTAAAAGAACGCGCCCGTTCATTCCCTGAATTGATTGATAAGGCAGAGTTTATTCTAGCATCCCGGCCGATTTCCCCGGACGAGAAAGCGGCCAAACAACTCGACTCAGTATCCCGTGGTATGCTGAGAGAATTGACGCCGCACCTGCAAAATGCTACTTGGTCCCGAGAAGACCTTGAGGCGACGGCCAATGCGTTCGCCGCCGAAAAGGAAACGACGTTCGGCAAGCTGGCAGGCCCGCTCCGGGCTGCACTTGCAGGGCGCAGCGCAACACCAAGTGTGTTCGACATGATGCTGGTCCTGGGGCAGGATGAAACACTGGCCCGGCTCCAAGATGCCGCAGATGGCGGAGACTGA
- the gltA gene encoding citrate synthase: protein MADSKKSAKLSIDGKDYELPIFSPTAGPDVIDIRKLYSQAGVFTYDPGFTSTASCDSTITFIDGGKGELLHRGYPIDQLAEKSHYLEVCYILLYGELPSAAQLEDFESRVTNHTMLHEQMKYLFRGFRRDAHPMAIMVGVVGALSAFYHDSTDINDPWQREVASVRMIAKMPTIAAMAYKYTIGQPFVYPRNDLDYASNFMRMCFAVPAEDYEVNPILSRAMDRIFTLHADHEQNASTSTVRLASSSGANPFACIAAGIACLWGPAHGGANQACLEMLREIGTVDRIPEFIKRAKDKNDPFRLMGFGHRVYKNFDPRATVMKQSADEVLELLGTEDNPTLQVAKELEKQALEDDYFAEKKLFPNVDFYSGIILEAMGFPTSMFTPIFAVSRTVGWISQWKEMIADPQLKIGRPRQLYAGETMRDYVDIENR, encoded by the coding sequence ATGGCCGACAGTAAGAAATCCGCAAAGCTCAGCATCGACGGCAAAGATTATGAGTTGCCAATATTTTCGCCCACAGCAGGCCCGGACGTCATTGACATCCGCAAGCTGTATTCGCAGGCGGGCGTCTTTACCTACGATCCGGGATTTACCTCGACAGCAAGTTGCGACAGCACCATCACCTTTATCGATGGCGGCAAGGGCGAGTTGCTGCATCGGGGCTATCCGATCGACCAACTGGCCGAGAAATCGCACTATCTCGAAGTGTGCTATATCCTGCTCTATGGTGAACTGCCGTCGGCGGCCCAGTTAGAGGATTTCGAGAGCCGCGTAACCAACCACACGATGCTGCATGAGCAGATGAAGTATCTGTTCCGTGGCTTCCGTCGTGACGCGCATCCCATGGCCATCATGGTCGGCGTGGTTGGCGCACTCAGCGCATTCTATCATGACAGCACTGACATAAATGACCCGTGGCAGCGCGAAGTTGCCTCGGTTCGCATGATCGCAAAGATGCCGACAATCGCTGCGATGGCCTACAAATATACCATCGGTCAGCCCTTTGTTTATCCGCGCAATGATCTTGATTATGCGTCAAATTTCATGCGCATGTGCTTTGCCGTTCCTGCCGAGGATTACGAGGTGAACCCGATCCTCAGTCGCGCAATGGATCGCATTTTCACGCTACACGCCGATCACGAGCAAAACGCATCGACATCGACGGTCCGGCTGGCCTCCTCGTCGGGTGCTAATCCGTTCGCGTGCATTGCTGCGGGCATTGCCTGCCTCTGGGGTCCCGCGCATGGTGGTGCCAATCAGGCCTGTCTGGAAATGCTACGCGAAATCGGTACGGTTGATCGTATTCCCGAATTCATCAAGCGCGCCAAGGACAAGAACGATCCATTCCGCCTGATGGGGTTCGGCCACCGCGTTTACAAGAATTTCGATCCCCGCGCCACGGTGATGAAGCAATCCGCAGACGAAGTGCTGGAACTGCTGGGAACCGAGGACAATCCGACGCTTCAAGTGGCCAAAGAGCTGGAAAAACAGGCACTCGAAGACGATTACTTCGCCGAGAAGAAACTGTTCCCGAATGTCGATTTCTATTCCGGCATCATCCTAGAGGCGATGGGCTTCCCCACGTCAATGTTCACGCCGATCTTTGCGGTCAGCCGCACGGTGGGCTGGATTTCGCAGTGGAAGGAAATGATCGCCGATCCACAGCTGAAAATCGGCCGCCCCCGCCAGCTTTATGCAGGCGAGACAATGCGCGATTACGTGGATATTGAAAATCGCTAA
- a CDS encoding enoyl-CoA hydratase-related protein, protein MKDYSTITFDITDGVAVLRLNRADKMNALSTQMRAEITDAAREAGRRAHVLVITGDGRAFCSGQDLGDGGSAASLDIERVLREEYVPMLRAIMECPVPTISAVNGAAAGAGANLALAADVVIATQSAVFLQAFTRIGLIPDAGGTYWLPRQMGAAKAMGAALFAEPISAQQASDWGMIWEAVPDAEFDAHWRARAAHLAKGPMQAYAHLKSAIRGSWDNSLEAQLELEAKLQGECGKSRDFKEGVVAFMEKRSPQFEGR, encoded by the coding sequence GTGAAAGATTATTCCACCATTACCTTTGACATCACCGACGGCGTTGCCGTGCTGCGTCTGAACCGCGCCGACAAGATGAACGCGCTCAGCACCCAGATGCGCGCCGAGATCACGGATGCCGCCCGCGAAGCGGGGCGCCGCGCGCATGTGCTGGTGATCACCGGTGACGGACGTGCATTCTGTTCGGGGCAGGATTTGGGTGATGGTGGTAGTGCCGCGAGCCTTGATATCGAGCGGGTGCTGCGCGAGGAATATGTCCCGATGCTGCGCGCGATCATGGAATGTCCGGTGCCGACAATCAGCGCGGTAAATGGCGCGGCGGCCGGGGCGGGGGCCAATCTGGCGCTGGCTGCGGATGTGGTGATCGCGACCCAGAGCGCGGTGTTTTTGCAGGCTTTCACCCGCATTGGCCTGATCCCCGATGCCGGCGGTACCTATTGGTTGCCCAGACAGATGGGCGCAGCCAAGGCGATGGGGGCCGCACTATTCGCCGAGCCGATCAGCGCGCAACAGGCCAGCGACTGGGGCATGATCTGGGAAGCGGTACCCGACGCCGAATTTGACGCCCATTGGCGTGCCCGCGCGGCGCATCTGGCCAAAGGACCGATGCAGGCCTATGCGCATCTCAAGTCAGCGATCCGCGGCAGTTGGGACAACAGTCTGGAGGCGCAGCTGGAGCTGGAAGCAAAGCTACAGGGGGAATGCGGCAAGTCTCGCGATTTCAAAGAGGGCGTTGTGGCGTTCATGGAAAAACGCAGTCCGCAATTCGAAGGTCGCTAG
- a CDS encoding cytochrome c-type biogenesis protein, whose translation MRRLVFLLCLMAAPLFAVQPDEVLDDPELEARARDISAGLRCLVCRNESIDESNAALARDLRLLVRDRLLAGDTDAQVVSFVVDRYGEYVLLKPQLGGSNLALWLAGPAMLLFGAGIAVFYIRRRAGADSAGDGTLTEAEEERLRQILDE comes from the coding sequence ATGAGGCGTCTCGTTTTCCTGCTATGCCTGATGGCCGCGCCGCTATTTGCAGTGCAGCCAGATGAGGTGCTGGACGACCCGGAACTGGAGGCGCGGGCGCGTGACATTTCGGCAGGTCTGCGGTGTCTGGTGTGCCGCAACGAGAGCATCGACGAATCGAATGCGGCCCTTGCGCGGGATTTGCGTCTGTTGGTGCGCGACCGCTTGCTGGCGGGGGATACGGATGCGCAGGTGGTCAGCTTCGTCGTGGATCGCTACGGCGAGTATGTGCTGCTGAAACCGCAATTGGGTGGCAGCAATCTGGCGCTGTGGCTGGCCGGACCTGCAATGCTGCTGTTTGGCGCTGGCATTGCCGTTTTCTACATCAGGCGCCGCGCGGGGGCCGACTCTGCGGGTGATGGGACGTTGACAGAGGCCGAAGAAGAACGGTTGCGCCAGATTCTGGACGAGTGA